In the Thermodesulfovibrio yellowstonii DSM 11347 genome, one interval contains:
- the guaA gene encoding glutamine-hydrolyzing GMP synthase: MQEILVIDFGSQYTQLIARRVRELKVYSEIIPCNAPFSEIEKRNPSGIILSGGPASVFEKDSPSIDRKIFNLEIPILGICYGMQLITHLLGGKVSRAEKREYGKAILKIDDFSDLFAEIKNETVVWMSHADKINEMPEGFIRLAHTENSPYAAMADKVRKIYALQFHPEVVHTEEGKKILKNFVFKICGCKPTWNMHSFVERETEEIRKKVGKYKVVCALSGGVDSTVTAVLVHKAIGDALTCIFVDNGLLRAGEREKVEEMLRNNFHINLKVVDASERFLKRLKGVHDPERKRKIIGGEFIKIFEEEAKKIEGVKFLAQGTLYPDVIESISFKGPSATIKSHHNVGGLLKRMKLKLIEPLRELFKDEVRELGKELGIPEEILYRHPFPGPGLAIRCVGEVTRERLEILRQADKIVLEEIKKSGWYKKVWQSFAVLLPIRTVGVMGDERTYEHVIAIRAVHSVDGMTADWVKLPHELLERLSNRIINEVKGVNRVVYDITSKPPGTIEWE; encoded by the coding sequence ATGCAGGAAATACTTGTAATAGATTTTGGTTCACAGTACACGCAGCTTATTGCGAGAAGAGTAAGAGAATTAAAGGTTTACTCTGAAATAATTCCATGTAATGCACCTTTTTCTGAAATAGAAAAGAGAAATCCTTCAGGAATAATACTTTCAGGTGGTCCTGCCAGTGTATTTGAAAAAGATTCACCAAGCATTGATAGGAAGATTTTCAATTTAGAGATTCCTATTCTTGGAATATGTTATGGTATGCAGCTTATTACTCATTTACTTGGAGGCAAAGTCTCCCGAGCTGAAAAAAGAGAGTATGGCAAAGCCATTCTTAAAATAGATGATTTTTCAGACCTCTTTGCAGAAATCAAAAATGAAACTGTTGTGTGGATGAGCCATGCGGATAAAATCAATGAGATGCCTGAAGGTTTTATACGACTTGCTCATACAGAGAATTCTCCCTATGCTGCGATGGCAGACAAAGTGAGAAAAATATATGCTTTACAGTTTCATCCTGAGGTTGTACACACTGAGGAAGGGAAAAAGATACTTAAAAATTTTGTGTTCAAGATATGTGGTTGCAAACCAACATGGAATATGCATTCCTTTGTAGAAAGAGAAACAGAAGAAATAAGAAAAAAAGTGGGTAAATATAAAGTTGTATGTGCTTTAAGTGGTGGAGTTGACTCAACTGTTACAGCAGTTTTGGTTCATAAAGCAATAGGAGATGCCCTTACATGTATATTCGTGGATAATGGACTTTTAAGAGCAGGAGAGCGGGAAAAAGTAGAAGAGATGTTAAGAAATAATTTTCATATAAATCTTAAAGTAGTGGATGCCTCAGAGAGATTTTTAAAAAGGCTCAAAGGAGTTCATGACCCTGAAAGAAAAAGAAAAATTATAGGTGGAGAATTTATAAAAATTTTTGAAGAAGAAGCAAAAAAGATTGAAGGAGTAAAATTTCTTGCACAGGGAACTCTTTATCCTGATGTAATTGAAAGTATTTCTTTTAAAGGACCTTCTGCAACAATAAAGAGTCATCACAATGTTGGCGGACTTCTTAAAAGAATGAAGTTAAAACTCATTGAGCCTTTGCGTGAGCTTTTTAAAGACGAAGTAAGAGAGCTCGGTAAAGAACTTGGAATTCCTGAAGAGATTCTTTATCGTCATCCGTTTCCTGGACCTGGGCTTGCCATAAGATGTGTTGGCGAAGTTACCCGTGAAAGGCTTGAAATTCTAAGACAGGCTGACAAAATAGTGCTTGAAGAGATTAAAAAATCTGGATGGTATAAAAAAGTATGGCAGTCCTTTGCTGTTTTACTTCCCATAAGAACAGTTGGGGTAATGGGAGATGAGAGAACTTATGAACATGTTATAGCTATCAGAGCAGTTCACAGCGTAGACGGAATGACAGCAGACTGGGTAAAACTTCCACATGAATTGCTTGAAAGACTATCAAATCGGATAATCAATGAAGTAAAGGGTGTAAACAGGGTTGTATATGACATAACATCAAAGCCTCCAGGAACAATTGAATGGGAATGA
- a CDS encoding TlyA family rRNA (cytidine-2'-O)-methyltransferase, whose protein sequence is MKLRLDQLLFKKGITESREKARALIIEGKVIVNGHKIEKPGTMVDENSEITICGETLPYVSRGGFKLEHAIKEFSIDVKDKVVMDVGASTGGFTDCLLQHGAKKVYAIDVGYGQLAWKLRTDPRVIPIERTNIRYMGKDKIPEDIDIVTVDVSFISLKLVIPKVLEFLKPQGKIIALIKPQFEVGKGEVESGGVVKSFEKRKRVVEEIKNFFASLGLKVIGVIESPIKGQKGNIEYLIYAKTSSLS, encoded by the coding sequence GTGAAACTCCGGCTTGATCAACTTCTCTTTAAAAAAGGCATAACTGAAAGCAGAGAAAAAGCCCGTGCACTTATTATTGAAGGGAAAGTCATTGTAAACGGACATAAAATTGAAAAGCCTGGCACCATGGTGGATGAAAATTCCGAGATAACAATATGTGGTGAAACTCTTCCTTATGTAAGTAGAGGTGGATTTAAACTTGAGCATGCAATAAAAGAATTTTCCATTGATGTAAAAGATAAAGTCGTAATGGATGTAGGTGCAAGCACTGGTGGTTTTACAGACTGTCTGCTTCAACATGGAGCAAAAAAAGTTTATGCTATAGATGTTGGTTATGGACAGCTTGCATGGAAACTTAGAACTGATCCAAGAGTTATTCCTATTGAGAGAACAAATATAAGATATATGGGTAAAGATAAAATTCCTGAGGATATTGATATTGTCACAGTTGATGTATCTTTTATATCTTTAAAACTTGTTATTCCAAAAGTCTTAGAATTCCTGAAACCTCAGGGAAAGATTATAGCATTAATTAAGCCACAGTTTGAAGTGGGCAAAGGAGAGGTTGAAAGTGGAGGGGTGGTAAAATCCTTTGAAAAGAGAAAAAGGGTAGTTGAAGAGATAAAAAATTTTTTTGCGTCCCTCGGGCTAAAAGTCATCGGAGTTATAGAGTCACCAATCAAGGGTCAAAAGGGAAATATTGAGTATTTGATATATGCCAAGACCTCCTCATTATCCTGA
- a CDS encoding polyprenyl synthetase family protein, whose product MNFELKKYLKDKKAKIEEFIKSYFQTFPTPPILHDSVLYSLTAGGKRLRPILCIASYEACDGMENIVPYATAIEFIHTYSLIHDDLPAMDNDDLRRGKPTNHKVFGEGIAILAGDGLLTEAFTILSNKDYANISSNTLLKVISEISKAAGLRGMVAGQAYDLISEGKEPDERVVEFIHLYKTAAMIKASVKVGAILAEASEEKIKNLEIYGQSIGLAFQIVDDILDIEGTTEAMGKPKGSDIEKGKMTYPRVFGIEKSKQKAKELIDKALESLTMFNHKAEPLREIAHYIIKRTS is encoded by the coding sequence ATGAATTTTGAACTAAAAAAATATCTAAAAGATAAAAAAGCTAAAATTGAAGAATTCATAAAATCTTATTTTCAAACCTTTCCTACTCCTCCCATTCTCCATGACTCTGTTTTATACTCCCTTACCGCAGGAGGTAAAAGACTCCGTCCCATTCTATGCATTGCTTCTTATGAAGCCTGCGATGGTATGGAGAATATAGTTCCTTACGCTACAGCAATAGAGTTTATTCATACCTACTCCCTCATACACGATGATTTGCCTGCAATGGATAATGATGATTTAAGGCGTGGTAAGCCTACAAATCATAAAGTATTTGGTGAAGGCATAGCAATTCTTGCGGGAGATGGATTATTAACAGAGGCTTTCACTATCTTGTCAAATAAAGACTATGCAAACATAAGTTCAAATACATTATTGAAAGTTATCTCTGAAATATCAAAGGCTGCAGGACTTAGAGGTATGGTTGCTGGTCAGGCTTATGATTTGATTTCAGAGGGCAAAGAGCCTGATGAGAGAGTTGTTGAATTTATTCATCTTTATAAAACAGCAGCAATGATAAAGGCATCCGTCAAAGTTGGTGCTATATTAGCAGAAGCATCGGAAGAAAAAATAAAAAACCTTGAAATATATGGACAGTCAATAGGGCTTGCTTTTCAGATTGTTGATGATATTCTTGATATAGAGGGAACTACTGAAGCAATGGGAAAGCCAAAAGGCTCTGACATTGAAAAAGGTAAAATGACATATCCTCGTGTTTTTGGAATTGAAAAATCAAAACAGAAGGCTAAAGAATTAATTGACAAAGCTCTTGAAAGTTTAACAATGTTTAATCATAAAGCAGAACCTCTCAGAGAAATAGCTCATTATATCATAAAAAGAACCTCTTAA
- a CDS encoding ArsR/SmtB family transcription factor gives MQKLIKFFHALSDETRLKIIKLLEKSELCVCEIVAALDMVQPKVSFHLGVLKEAGLVKIKRKGKWILYSLDDSELFKRFLIFTVLEKISDEDIKKEIERLRDFKQNQDPRYCPR, from the coding sequence GTGCAAAAATTAATTAAATTTTTTCATGCTCTATCTGATGAAACCAGATTAAAAATCATCAAACTTCTTGAGAAAAGTGAACTTTGTGTATGTGAAATAGTTGCTGCTTTAGACATGGTTCAGCCAAAGGTTTCGTTTCATCTCGGAGTTTTAAAAGAAGCTGGACTGGTAAAGATAAAAAGAAAGGGTAAATGGATTCTTTATAGCCTGGATGATTCAGAATTATTTAAAAGATTTTTAATTTTTACTGTGCTTGAAAAGATTTCAGATGAAGATATAAAAAAAGAAATAGAAAGATTGAGAGATTTTAAACAAAATCAAGATCCACGTTATTGTCCAAGATAA
- the mshL gene encoding pilus (MSHA type) biogenesis protein MshL translates to MVKAGKLLILLLLFLHACSGMEMKGEIKIPHIEFPKKEEVAKKEVPPDYRIETEDITPLKMKRVSVNARQTPMRDILLVLCKDAGLNLVIEKDVDPNVPITLFLSNVTLKDALDAVFSSTDYFYKVERNMLLVKDTDTKIFHLSTIPIQQNYSTDVGGDILGGVTGQLPGSTTTGSTSTSGTTGTTVLKGNISKSEKTDDTAYKFWDSIERALSTIFGTSAAPKAVTQPATAGQPAQTAIGQSRESYVINRMTGTIMVTATKKNMNRVQEYLETVKKVMSRQVLIEAKVIEVALSKSLKYGIDWSFLREWTHGTHTWSIGGATSGFTNVIGSGDPYSKIQFSLTTTAIKEFSSLIKALGEFGDVRTLSNPRVSIMNGQTSLFTVGRNYSFISKAQSNVTTSGTGSPIITYTVETSNLLSGLIIGIVPYIDEKGEISLTITPIVSNLIEMRSATFGSSGAETTIQLPRVDLRELSTTVKVKDGEIIIIGGMIKKEESFSENKMPLLGDIPVVGELFKSKDKEETNTELVILLQPRIIPQ, encoded by the coding sequence ATGGTTAAAGCTGGAAAATTATTGATATTGCTTCTTTTGTTTCTTCATGCATGTAGTGGCATGGAGATGAAAGGAGAGATAAAGATTCCGCATATTGAGTTTCCCAAAAAAGAAGAAGTAGCAAAAAAAGAAGTTCCACCAGACTACAGAATAGAAACTGAAGACATAACACCACTTAAGATGAAAAGGGTTTCTGTAAATGCAAGGCAGACTCCGATGAGGGATATTTTGCTTGTCTTATGTAAAGATGCTGGTTTAAATCTTGTTATTGAAAAAGATGTTGACCCCAATGTTCCGATAACACTTTTTTTAAGTAATGTAACACTCAAAGATGCTCTTGATGCTGTTTTTTCTTCAACTGATTATTTTTATAAAGTTGAAAGAAATATGCTTTTGGTAAAAGATACAGATACAAAAATATTTCATCTGAGCACGATTCCAATTCAACAAAACTACTCAACAGATGTGGGGGGAGATATTCTTGGCGGAGTAACAGGTCAGCTTCCTGGTAGCACAACTACAGGTAGCACAAGCACCTCAGGCACCACAGGAACCACAGTCCTTAAAGGGAATATATCAAAATCTGAAAAAACAGATGATACAGCATATAAATTCTGGGATTCAATAGAAAGAGCTCTTTCTACAATTTTTGGAACATCTGCTGCACCCAAAGCTGTTACTCAACCAGCAACCGCGGGACAGCCGGCGCAGACAGCTATTGGTCAATCCCGTGAAAGTTATGTAATAAATAGAATGACAGGAACTATAATGGTTACCGCAACAAAGAAAAATATGAACAGAGTTCAAGAATATCTTGAAACTGTAAAAAAGGTTATGTCAAGGCAAGTTCTTATAGAAGCCAAAGTAATAGAAGTTGCCCTTTCAAAATCTTTAAAATACGGGATTGACTGGTCATTTTTAAGAGAGTGGACACATGGAACACATACATGGAGTATTGGAGGAGCAACTTCCGGATTTACAAATGTAATAGGTTCTGGGGATCCTTATTCCAAGATTCAATTTTCATTAACAACAACAGCTATAAAGGAATTTTCATCTTTAATAAAAGCTCTTGGAGAGTTTGGAGATGTAAGAACCCTTTCAAATCCTCGTGTTAGTATAATGAATGGGCAGACATCACTTTTTACAGTAGGAAGAAATTACTCATTTATATCAAAAGCTCAGAGCAATGTTACAACATCAGGGACAGGTTCACCAATAATAACTTATACAGTTGAAACAAGTAATCTTCTTTCAGGTCTTATTATTGGTATAGTGCCTTATATTGATGAAAAAGGTGAAATTTCTCTAACAATTACACCAATAGTGTCAAATTTGATAGAAATGCGATCAGCAACTTTTGGCTCTTCAGGTGCTGAAACAACAATTCAGCTGCCGAGAGTGGATTTGAGAGAACTCAGCACAACAGTTAAGGTGAAAGATGGAGAAATTATAATAATTGGTGGAATGATTAAAAAGGAAGAGAGTTTTTCGGAAAATAAAATGCCTCTTTTAGGAGATATTCCTGTGGTTGGAGAACTTTTTAAAAGCAAAGATAAAGAAGAAACAAATACAGAGCTTGTAATACTTTTACAACCAAGGATTATTCCGCAATGA
- a CDS encoding coiled-coil domain-containing protein, whose translation MDFEKMYEKLRELIVGEIKEELREFKATVTGQLQGFALAIESINARMGNIESDIRDLRKSIEGNNTRVDEINKRIDDINKRIDETNKRIDETNKRIDETNKRIDELRVELKNEIMQNTLRIDETNKRIDNLYLEVSEIKGQLNKALSQKEIINDVLTRVQKLEEKVYAVA comes from the coding sequence ATGGATTTTGAAAAAATGTATGAAAAACTCAGAGAATTAATAGTTGGAGAAATTAAAGAAGAACTTAGAGAATTCAAGGCAACTGTAACAGGTCAGCTTCAGGGTTTTGCTTTGGCAATTGAATCTATTAATGCAAGGATGGGAAACATAGAAAGCGATATAAGAGACTTAAGAAAATCTATTGAAGGCAACAATACCAGGGTTGATGAGATAAATAAAAGAATTGACGATATAAACAAAAGAATTGATGAGACCAATAAAAGAATTGATGAAACGAATAAAAGAATTGACGAAACAAACAAAAGAATTGATGAATTAAGAGTTGAACTAAAAAATGAGATAATGCAAAATACTCTTAGAATAGATGAGACTAATAAAAGAATTGATAATCTATATCTTGAAGTTTCAGAAATAAAAGGGCAACTAAATAAAGCTCTATCACAAAAAGAAATTATCAATGATGTCTTAACAAGGGTTCAAAAACTTGAAGAAAAAGTCTATGCGGTAGCATAG
- a CDS encoding bifunctional 3,4-dihydroxy-2-butanone-4-phosphate synthase/GTP cyclohydrolase II produces MSVKKEGFKFNSIEEVLEDVIQGKMIIIVDDEDRENEGDLFIAAEKVTPEVINFMAKYARGLICLPLTPERVDELKLPMMVDVNETPHQTAFTVSIEARKGVTTGISAHDRALTILTAIDPKTKPEDLVRPGHVFPLRAQKGGVLKRAGHTEAAVDLARLAGLYPAGVICEIMNEDGTMARVPQLMEFAKKHGLKITTIKDLIRYRMRNETLVRKVATVQLPTDYGEFKAIAYTTLIDDKVHLALVKGDIRPNDEVLVRVHSECLTGDVFLSKRCDCGSQLHRALEMIDEAGKGVLLYMRQEGRGIGLLNKLKAYELQEKGYDTVEANIKLGFKPDLRDYGVGAQILVDLGVRKMRLMTNNPRKIVGLEGYGLKVVERVPIEVKPNENNKCYLKTKKEKLGHLLTKV; encoded by the coding sequence TTGAGCGTAAAAAAAGAGGGATTTAAGTTTAACTCCATAGAGGAAGTGCTGGAAGATGTTATTCAGGGCAAGATGATCATAATTGTTGATGATGAAGATAGAGAAAATGAAGGAGACCTTTTTATTGCAGCTGAAAAAGTCACACCCGAAGTAATAAATTTCATGGCAAAATATGCCAGAGGATTGATTTGTCTACCCCTAACTCCTGAAAGAGTTGATGAACTTAAACTCCCCATGATGGTTGATGTAAATGAAACACCCCATCAGACCGCATTTACAGTATCAATTGAAGCAAGGAAAGGGGTTACCACCGGTATTTCTGCTCATGACAGGGCATTGACAATTCTTACTGCAATAGACCCAAAAACTAAGCCAGAAGACCTTGTAAGACCTGGGCATGTCTTCCCATTAAGAGCTCAAAAGGGTGGAGTTCTTAAAAGAGCAGGACATACTGAAGCAGCGGTTGACCTTGCACGTCTTGCTGGGCTTTATCCAGCAGGAGTTATCTGTGAAATCATGAATGAAGATGGAACAATGGCAAGAGTGCCTCAACTGATGGAGTTTGCCAAAAAACATGGACTAAAGATCACCACTATTAAAGATTTAATTAGATACAGAATGAGAAACGAGACCCTTGTTAGAAAAGTTGCAACAGTCCAGCTTCCAACAGATTATGGAGAATTTAAAGCAATTGCTTACACAACACTTATTGATGATAAAGTCCATCTTGCCCTTGTAAAAGGTGATATTAGGCCAAATGACGAGGTTCTTGTAAGGGTTCACTCGGAATGTTTAACAGGCGATGTGTTTCTTTCTAAGAGATGTGATTGTGGTTCTCAGCTTCACAGAGCACTGGAAATGATTGATGAAGCAGGTAAAGGCGTATTGCTATATATGAGGCAGGAAGGCAGAGGAATCGGGCTTTTAAATAAGCTTAAAGCTTATGAATTACAGGAAAAAGGATATGATACAGTAGAAGCTAATATAAAACTTGGATTTAAACCTGACCTCAGAGACTATGGAGTTGGTGCTCAGATACTGGTAGACCTTGGCGTAAGAAAAATGCGACTTATGACCAATAATCCCCGTAAGATTGTAGGATTAGAAGGTTATGGGCTCAAAGTTGTTGAAAGAGTGCCAATTGAAGTTAAACCAAATGAAAATAATAAATGCTACTTAAAAACAAAAAAGGAAAAACTCGGACATCTATTGACAAAAGTATAG
- the guaB gene encoding IMP dehydrogenase, translating to MKENEIPLGLTFDDVLLVPSKSDIIPAEVDVTTYFTPNIQLNIPIVSAAMDTVTDANLAIAIAREGGIGVIHRNMLPEKQALEVDKVKKSESGMIVDPITISPDAPLSEALALMERYRISGVPVTVNGKLVGIITNRDLKFERDFTRKVEEVMTKERLITAHVGITLEEAQEILHRYKIEKLPIVDEDFNLKGLITIKDIEKRRKYPNACKDHLGRLRVAAAVGVGEPAIYRAELLVKAGVDAIVIDTAHGHSKGVIETLKELKRRFDIDIVAGNIATQEAAEELIEAGADAVKVGIGPGSICTTRIVAGAGVPQLTAIMNCYSVTSKYNIPLIADGGIKYSGDITKALAAGAHCVMIGSLFAGTDEAPGEIILYQGRSYKTYRGMGSIGAMQGGSRDRYRQEMVSPEKLVPEGVEGRVPYRGPLAKSVHQLVGGLKSGMGYCGCRTLEELRAKAKFIKITNAGLRESHVHDVTITRESPNYWVED from the coding sequence ATGAAAGAAAATGAAATTCCATTAGGATTAACCTTTGATGATGTTTTACTTGTGCCCTCAAAATCAGATATCATTCCCGCAGAAGTTGATGTAACAACTTACTTTACTCCCAACATACAACTAAATATTCCTATAGTCAGTGCTGCAATGGATACAGTTACAGATGCGAATCTTGCAATTGCAATCGCAAGAGAGGGAGGAATTGGCGTAATTCATAGGAACATGCTTCCTGAAAAACAGGCTCTGGAAGTAGATAAGGTAAAGAAATCTGAAAGTGGTATGATAGTAGACCCAATTACCATATCTCCTGATGCTCCTCTTTCAGAAGCACTTGCATTGATGGAAAGATATAGAATTTCTGGAGTTCCCGTAACTGTTAATGGAAAACTTGTTGGAATAATTACAAACAGAGACCTTAAATTTGAAAGGGACTTTACAAGAAAAGTTGAAGAAGTTATGACAAAGGAAAGACTTATAACTGCTCATGTTGGAATTACTCTTGAAGAAGCACAGGAAATTTTACATAGATATAAAATTGAAAAGCTGCCAATTGTAGATGAAGATTTTAATCTCAAAGGTTTGATAACAATAAAAGACATTGAAAAAAGAAGAAAGTATCCAAATGCCTGCAAAGACCATCTCGGAAGACTAAGGGTTGCAGCAGCAGTTGGAGTTGGTGAGCCCGCAATTTACAGAGCAGAACTGCTTGTAAAAGCTGGAGTTGATGCAATTGTGATTGATACAGCACACGGACACAGTAAAGGAGTAATTGAAACACTAAAAGAACTTAAAAGAAGATTTGATATTGACATAGTAGCAGGAAATATAGCAACCCAAGAAGCCGCTGAGGAGCTTATTGAGGCAGGAGCAGATGCTGTAAAAGTTGGAATAGGACCTGGTTCAATATGCACAACAAGAATAGTAGCAGGAGCAGGAGTTCCACAACTTACAGCAATCATGAACTGTTATTCTGTGACTTCAAAATACAACATACCTTTAATTGCTGATGGAGGAATAAAATATTCAGGCGATATTACCAAAGCACTTGCTGCAGGAGCTCATTGTGTTATGATAGGAAGCCTTTTTGCAGGAACAGATGAAGCCCCGGGCGAAATAATACTTTATCAAGGAAGAAGTTATAAAACATACAGAGGCATGGGTTCTATTGGTGCTATGCAGGGAGGCTCTCGTGACAGATACAGGCAGGAGATGGTTTCTCCTGAAAAACTTGTTCCTGAAGGTGTTGAAGGAAGAGTTCCCTATAGAGGACCACTTGCTAAAAGTGTTCATCAGTTGGTGGGAGGCTTAAAATCAGGTATGGGCTATTGTGGTTGTAGAACCTTAGAGGAACTCCGTGCAAAGGCAAAATTCATCAAGATAACTAATGCAGGATTAAGGGAAAGTCATGTTCATGATGTAACAATAACAAGAGAGTCTCCTAATTATTGGGTTGAGGACTAA
- a CDS encoding permease: MKERYKLGLIILIFLIFYYLPIENQRFTNAIFESLALAKWYAQEHVLLCLIPAFFIAGAIAVFVNKASVMKYFGARANKVLSYGVASVSGSILAVCSCTILPLFMSIYQRGAGLGPAVAFLYSGPAINVLAIILTARVLGWDIGIARAVGAVLFSIIIGLMMHFIFIKEEKRRQADEDFEVTGIQTKPLYQTVLHLFFMIGFLIFANWGKPQEGAISFWWILYNLKWILAVVFLSFVMLSSIRWFSKDELTQWVYQTWYYAYLIIPLLFIGVLIAGFFFGRVGYEGIIPSEWVYSVVGGNSLQANFIASVVGAFMYFATLTEVPIIQGLLGAGMGKGPALALLLAGPALSLPSMIVIMRTIGFKKTFVYVSLVIIMATISGIIFGAITD, translated from the coding sequence ATGAAAGAACGATATAAATTAGGATTAATTATTTTAATTTTTCTTATTTTTTATTATCTTCCAATTGAAAATCAGAGATTTACAAATGCCATTTTTGAATCATTAGCTTTAGCAAAATGGTATGCCCAGGAGCATGTTCTTTTATGTCTAATTCCAGCTTTTTTTATAGCAGGAGCGATAGCTGTTTTTGTAAATAAAGCTTCGGTTATGAAGTACTTTGGTGCAAGGGCTAACAAGGTGCTTTCCTATGGTGTTGCTTCTGTCTCTGGTTCAATTCTTGCAGTGTGTTCCTGCACAATTCTTCCTCTTTTTATGAGCATCTATCAAAGAGGTGCTGGACTTGGTCCTGCAGTTGCTTTTTTATATTCAGGACCCGCCATAAATGTGCTTGCCATAATTTTAACTGCAAGAGTTCTTGGCTGGGATATAGGAATAGCAAGAGCAGTCGGTGCTGTGCTCTTTAGTATAATAATCGGGCTGATGATGCATTTTATCTTTATAAAAGAAGAAAAAAGAAGGCAAGCAGATGAGGATTTTGAAGTAACAGGAATTCAAACTAAACCTCTTTATCAGACCGTGCTTCATCTTTTTTTTATGATCGGTTTTCTCATATTTGCAAACTGGGGAAAGCCACAGGAAGGTGCTATTAGTTTCTGGTGGATTCTGTATAATTTGAAATGGATATTAGCCGTTGTGTTTTTAAGTTTCGTGATGCTATCAAGTATTAGATGGTTTAGTAAAGATGAGCTAACTCAATGGGTTTATCAGACATGGTATTATGCCTATTTAATTATTCCCTTGCTTTTTATTGGCGTTTTAATAGCAGGCTTCTTTTTCGGAAGAGTTGGGTATGAAGGAATTATTCCCTCGGAGTGGGTTTACTCAGTTGTGGGGGGAAATTCTTTACAGGCAAACTTTATTGCAAGTGTGGTAGGTGCATTTATGTATTTTGCCACCTTAACAGAAGTTCCTATAATTCAAGGATTACTTGGCGCAGGCATGGGTAAAGGTCCTGCTTTAGCACTTTTACTTGCGGGACCGGCTTTGAGTCTACCAAGCATGATAGTCATTATGAGAACAATAGGATTTAAAAAAACCTTTGTTTATGTTAGCCTTGTCATAATCATGGCAACAATTTCAGGTATAATTTTTGGTGCTATTACTGATTAG